A window from Toxoplasma gondii ME49 chromosome IX, whole genome shotgun sequence encodes these proteins:
- a CDS encoding 50S ribosomal protein L12, putative (encoded by transcript TGME49_289230): MPSLSPDFAPSGASRMAPTTDSRLSSRSLWSDFVVFSSCPRPNKKPKPIARPHKTAPISCGFHGKKGEVQRASAVEASWFRRRKGTLLTGLRLCLLLSLFLGPPTAVDPSSALPVYLHCFARQISPAGLQPQTLSLLSSFSSFLPSTGVASPSERQSQSSVPPLFFVDASEDVSLFSPPNASVSPVSYSHWSPSFRPLAPAVSQHKSFFSPLFSFLSGTRNSARAATERQENRELPLLFNASSSRLSVSSVYRRSPAFACAAVFPDENGSRLLSVSLRPPRTLCAAGFMPSRERQDARPLDSSDCRRLSSVFFSRAPLPVVVSSSPSRMQQLLSFAFPPSSPPACYSAVSLASPASSSFFAPSPRHPSLSALAAEPPGSVPQAASPRAQAVLEEIKKLTLVEAAELVSLIETTFGVSARLPVAGPGASSAAAEAEEKDNADAPAPEKTQFDVVIKAVPLEKRIAVIKTLRTVRTDLGLKEAKAVIDALPNTILKQVDKGKAEEVRKTLADAGAEIAIE; this comes from the coding sequence atgccctctctctctccagactTCGCGCCTTCTGGCGCTTCTCGGATGGCTCCCACTACGGACAGCCGTCTGTCCTCCCGCTCTCTCTGGTCGGACtttgttgttttctcttcttgtccgCGACCCAACAAGAAGCCGAAGCCGATAGCTCGGCCTCACAAGACTGCTCCCATCTCTTGTGGTTTCCATGGCAAGAAGGGGGAGGTGCAGAGAGCCTCAGCTGTAGAGGCCTCCTGGTTTCGTCGCCGAAAAGGAACTCTCCTAACTGGTCTCAggctctgtctgcttctttctttgtttctgggACCTCCCACCGCTGTTGACCCCTCCTCTGCACTTCCCGTTTATTTACATTGTTTCGCTCGTCAGATTTCACCTGCAGGACTACAGCCCCAgactttgtctcttctgtcttctttttcctcctttctcccttccacAGGTGTGGCTTCCCCGTCCGAGAGACAGTCGCAGAGCAGCGTTCCGCCGCTGTTCTTTGTCGACGCCTCGGAggatgtctctcttttttcaccTCCGAATGCTTCGGTTTCCCCTGTTTCGTATTCACACTGGagtccttcttttcgtcctCTTGCCCCAGCTGTCTCTCAACACAagtccttcttttctccacttttctcttttctctccggcaCTCGAAACTCGGCTCGCGCTGCCACGGAGCGTCAAGAGAACCGGGaactgcctcttctcttcaacgcttcttcctcaaggctgtctgtctcctcagtgTATCGGCGTTCTCCAGCTTTTGCTTGCGCCGCTGTTTTTCCGGATGAAAAcggctctcgccttctctctgtgtctcttcgtccccCGCGCACACTCTGCGCTGCTGGATTCATGCCctcgagagagcgacaagaCGCGCGTCCGTTAGACTCGTCCGACTGCCGCCGTTTGTCgagcgtttttttctcgagggCTCCGCTTCCCgtcgttgtctcttcttcaccgtcGCGGATGCAGCAacttctctcctttgcttttcctccgtcttcgcctcccgcTTGTTActccgccgtctctctggCCTCTCCGGCGTCGTCGTCCTTCTTTGcaccttctcctcgccacccttccctctctgcgcTTGCTGCAGAACCGCCCGGGTCCGTACCTCAGGCTGCTTCGCCGCGCGCGCAAGCTGTGTTAGAGGAAATAAAGAAACTCACTCTGGTCGAAGCAGCTGAACTTGTCTCTCTCATCGAGACGACTTTCGGCGTTTCTGCGCGGCTGCCTGTCGCAGGGCCAGGGGCGAGTTCAGCGGCTgctgaagcagaggagaaggacaacGCGGACGCTCCTGctccagagaaaacacagttCGATGTCGTCATCAAAGCTGTTCCGCTCGAGAAGCGCATTGCTGTCATCAAGACGCTCAGAACAGTGCGAACAGATCTTGGGCTGAAAGAAGCCAAGGCGGTGATCGATGCCTTGCCGAACACAATCCTCAAACAAGTCGACAAAGGCAAAGCCGAGGAAGTCCGGAAAACGCTCGCAGATGCCGGCGCAGAAATCGCGATTGAATAG
- a CDS encoding DnaJ domain-containing protein (encoded by transcript TGME49_289240) — protein sequence MDRTETHYEVLGLSPEATLHDIKKAFRHLVKVYHPDKNSSAAEANQERYLQIQNAFETLSDTRARQDYDNWLRQHAENRHIGANSDDSHSEKRRAAVEHRFVTSFYKTEGPETTSRSNETHLDAGLSGSSQNFTIGQAYPHASETTASLFRDIEPETTDLFRRLDRGGVAVSHSEGFEQWLRSRPASSLYVVNDETILNSQGPALHPKEDELHRHQCTWPVSAIVGEASTPGQNSHYSDAVDSSPMDHHIDETDGHEKEFRRRLRASVEDADICDKCQIKATRINLKAHLDWDEVLVRVLHAPVLPYDLVMIRDGRDVLGTAAQTEDERRNSWHFQKASVTNYSPSKESNNSTQEIVLGCSWLAEVVDVGRGVKVLRRGDYVIPLGADHGCWRAASVCAERDLMTVPKDAFPRTEETAVAKELFLAYYLLQEHTRTLRPGDAVLVNDAGCLVGHMIVQFCRLLGLRCICVVRENSTGRHHFETTQTQKNGGGVDVSEYLRSLGAAEVFSPRVNVARILTKKRQSLPLVAFELSGGSLGGLTAVSWIARGGKVVLVHAAGMIPPARDNSAIPWNDLLSRNIRLESFYLNGWLQSARNQQKMRSALESVGALVRAGKLVVDLAEPIDFTSETGVDAVLGALLALDDETTGSCLRQPILSFASLETERLICEEELQKKLLREQQARQAQESLFVQNARNAGSSSTRLASEDKVPERSSLSAATTTDGEGLAFVELEPEQRGFGNRSGEVELAPLCVFAHDRGEVPEELRILLRHYRQHFKESFRGSHFVFPTGPFTCPVFPVEAVVCLGAPLLAERVLQFLVGRADSHAKQVKIFFLFGSKDQECPAWSQEEWRRAFEDRGYCVTRETIMDGTHETDDRTLAHVAAVFSILRLE from the exons ATGGATCGGACTGAGACGCACTACGAGGTGCTTGGTCTGTCTCCTGAGGCGACGCTCCATGACATTAAAAAG GCATTCAGGCATTTGGTGAAGGTGTACCATCCCGACAAAAACTCCAGTGCTGCGGAAGCGAATCAAGAGCGATACCTGCAAATTCAAAATGCATTCGAAACTCTTAGCGACACCCGCGCTCGACAGGACTACGACAACTGGCTTCGTCAGCACGCAGAGAACCGACATATCGGCGCAAACAGCGACGATTCCCATTCAGAAAAGCGACGGGCAGCCGTGGAGCACCGCTTTGTAACCAGCTTCTACAAGACAGAGGGGCCTGAAACAACCTCACGTTCTAACGAA ACTCACCTGGACGCAGGACTGTCCGGATCTTCGCAAAATTTCACTATTGGACAAGCGTATCCGCATGCAAGCGAAACCACTGCCTCGTTATTCCGTGATATCGAACCTGAAACAACTGATTTATTCCGCCGTCTCGACCGGGGTGGAGTGGCCGTGAGCCACTCTGAAGGGTTTGAACAGtggcttcgctctcgtcccGCGTCCTCGCTGTACGTCGTAAACGATGAAACCATTCTAAACTCCCAGGGTCCCGCGCTGCATCCCAAAGAGGACGAACTGCATCGGCATCAATGCACGTGGCCAGTCTCAGCTATTGTCGGAGAGGCTTCGACACCTGGCCAGAACAGCCACTATAGCGATGCTGTCGATAGTAGCCCCATGGACCATCACATCGATGAGACTGACGGACATGAGAAGGAGTTCAGGAGACGCCTGAGAGCTTCCGTGGAGGACGCCGATATCTGCGATAAATGCCAGATCAAAGCGACTCGCATAAATCTGAAAGCCCACCTTGACTGGGATGAAGTCCTGGTTCGTGTGTTGCATGCCCCCGTACTCCCTTACGATCTAGTCATGATTCG gGACGGTCGTGATGTTCTAGGAACTGCTGCACAAACGGAAGACGAACGTCGTAATAGCTGGCATTTCCAG AAGGCTTCCGTCACGAACTACAGCCCGTCAAAGGAATCGAATAACTCAACACAAGAAATCGTTCTCGGTTGCTCCTGGCTCGCTGAGGTAGTTGACGTGGGCCGGGGCGTCAAAGTTCTTAGACGCGGTGACTACGTCATTCCTCTTGGCGCCGACCACGGCTGCTGGCGCGCTGCTTCGGTGTGTGCGGAGCGCGACCTCATGACTGTCCCGAAAGATGCTTTTCCACGcactgaagaaacagcaGTTGCTAAGGAACTGTTCCTCG CGTATTACCTTCTGCAGGAACATACAAGAACCCTGAGACCTGGCGATGCAGTTCTCGTGAATGATGCAGGCTGTCTTGTAGGACACATGATTGTGCAATTCTGTCGGTTGCTGGGTCTGCGATGCATCTGCGTAGTGAG GGAGAATTCGACGGGTCGGCACCATTTTGAGACGACACAGACCCAGAAAAATGGGGGCGGGGTGGATGTCTCAGAATACCTTCGATCTTTGGGAGCAGCAGAAGTCTTTTCTCCCCGAGTCAACGTTGCGCGTATTCTGACGAAGAAACGGCAGAGTCTCCCCCTGGTTGCATTTGAACTGAGTGGAGGGAGTCTGGGAGGTCTTACAGCGGTTTCGTGGATTGCTCGTGGGGGAAAAGTGGTTCTCGTCCACGCAGCTGGAATGATTCCACCGGCACGCGACAACAGCGCCATCCCATGGAACGACCTGTTGAG CCGCAACATTCGCCTGGAATCCTTCTACCTCAATGGATGGCTACAAAGCGCCCGCAATCAGCAGAAAATGAGGTCCGCTCTAGAGAGTGTCGGCGCCCTTGTCAGAGCAGGGAAGCTCGTAGTGGATCTAGCTGAGCCGATCGACTTCACTTCTGAGACAGGG GTCGATGCAGTCTTAGGTGCTCTGCTTGCGCTGGACGACGAAACCACCGGCAGCTGCCTCCGGCAACCAATtctgtctttcgcttctttggAGACGGAGCGGCTGATATGTGAagaggagctgcagaagaagcttcTTCGAGAGCAACAGGCCAG GCAGGCACAAGAATCCCTTTTCGTTCAAAACGCCCGCAACGCTGGTAGCAGCAGCACGAGACTGGCTTCTGAGGACAAAGTGCCAGAGCGGTCCAGCCTTTCGGCAGCAACCACGACAG ATGGAGAAGGTCTCGCTTTTGTTGAGCTGGAACCGGAACAGAGAGGTTTTGGGAATAGGTCGGGAGAAGTGGAGCTGGCGCcgctctgtgtcttcgctcACGATCGCGGCGAAGTGCCGGAGGAACTCCGAATTCTATTGAGACACTACAGACAGCACTTTAAGGAATCGTTCCGCGGATCACACTTTGTCTTTCCTACCGGACCCTTCACGTGCCCAGTG TTTCCCGTTGAGGCGGTGGTGTGTCTTGGGGCGCCTCTCTTAGCTGAGCGCGTTCTACAGTTCCTTGTCGGCCGAGCTGATAGTCATGCCAAGCAG GTGAAgattttctttttgtttgGCTCCAAAGACCAAGAGTGCCCAGCCTGGAGCCAGGAAGAATGGCGACGAGCGTTTGAAGATCGTGGCTACTGCGTGACCAGAGAGACGATTATGGACGGCACACACGAGACAGACGACCGAACCTTGGCACACGTTGCCGCTGTGTTTTCCATTCTGAGGCTCGAGTGA